ATCGAGCGCGTCGTCAACGTCTTTGAGACCGGAACACCGGATGGCGATTATGGAAACATCACCATCTTTCACGATGGCCCGCACAACATCCGCCAAATCACCTATGGCCGGTCGCAGACGACGGAATACGGCAAGCTCCGCCAATTGGTGCAGGCGTACGTTGCTGCAAACGGCATGTTTAGCCAGGCCTTGAGCCGCTACGCCGAGGATGTCGGCAGCAGGCCGCTCACCGATAATAATGATTTTAAAAATTTGCTGCGCCGCGCCGGCCGGGAGGATTCGGTGATGCGGCGAGTACAAGATCAATTTTTCGACGACGCCTATTTTCTTCCAGCCATGGCGTGGGCGGATCAGGAACAATTCACGCTGCCGCTTTCAGCGCTGGTCATCTATGATTCCTTTATTCACAGCGGCAGCATACTTTGGATCATCCGGCAAATGTTTCCGGAAAACCCGCCGTCTTTGGGCGGCAGCGAAAAAGCCTGGACCACCGCTTATGTCAATGCGCG
This genomic stretch from candidate division KSB1 bacterium harbors:
- a CDS encoding chitosanase gives rise to the protein MNLTPIQKSLIERVVNVFETGTPDGDYGNITIFHDGPHNIRQITYGRSQTTEYGKLRQLVQAYVAANGMFSQALSRYAEDVGSRPLTDNNDFKNLLRRAGREDSVMRRVQDQFFDDAYFLPAMAWADQEQFTLPLSALVIYDSFIHSGSILWIIRQMFPENPPSLGGSEKAWTTAYVNARHKWLSTHHREIVRQTIYRTACFKQQIQKGNWDLSQVPIMANGVKVTPKV